One stretch of Halobaculum marinum DNA includes these proteins:
- a CDS encoding flagellar protein G yields the protein MAGGSAAELILFIAAIVIAASVAGTLTSEVDRVSDAISAKSLDVAGEIRADTEIVSDAGASVYNGTTENVTIHVRNTGASDLPVDPGAVDVILDGAYVTDVTVTVVDGGDAWHRGDVVRIEFATGGLTSDTDHRLKLVVRGDEEVFRFRT from the coding sequence ATGGCGGGTGGGAGCGCCGCCGAACTGATCCTGTTCATCGCGGCGATCGTCATCGCCGCGTCCGTCGCCGGCACGCTCACCAGCGAGGTGGACCGCGTCAGCGACGCCATCTCGGCGAAGTCACTCGACGTCGCCGGCGAGATCCGCGCCGACACGGAGATCGTCTCCGACGCCGGCGCGAGCGTCTACAACGGCACGACCGAGAACGTCACCATCCACGTCCGCAACACGGGTGCGTCCGACCTCCCGGTCGATCCGGGGGCCGTCGACGTGATCCTCGACGGCGCCTACGTCACGGACGTGACCGTCACCGTCGTCGACGGCGGCGACGCCTGGCACCGCGGCGACGTGGTGCGCATCGAGTTCGCGACGGGCGGACTCACCTCCGACACCGACCACCGCCTGAAGCTGGTCGTGCGCGGAGACGAGGAAGTGTTCCGCTTCAGGACCTAA
- a CDS encoding carbon starvation CstA family protein, giving the protein MVAVMWLVLAVLALFSAGYLGYSRYLSRFVELDEERETPAHKYEDGQEYVPAKKPVLLGHHYSSIAGGAPIVGPITAGVVWGWVPALLWIGIGNPLMGSVHDFVSLSASLRHEGKSIGYIIGEYVGERGKNMLLWFAFLTIILVVAVFALVVGIVFNAYPEAATASLIYIALAVLFGVYLYQLNLSFIPGTIAFVSAMFVGVYLGTMFPVAIFEPAARAPADTIVLLGSGGSWLPASGAFGANTAAWVPIILVYGALASALPVWVLLQPRDYLSSFLLYTGVGGSLLAIIVGTIGGSLGIAAITPSQPLVTQLEPFYGFVGRSGAPLFPLLFITIACGTISGFHSLVSSGTTSKQLNKETDARAIGYGGMLGEGLLATVALIAVAIVAPEVGGGIGLALPTFATGGGIMLTSFGIPASFGGPFMALVLVSFLLTSTDTAVRLGRYMMEEIVGTPESSVEEFAADRYGNAVVQAVPAYVLITSGSWLTLWQLFGGANQLLAALALLTATVWLANWSDSKQLISTGGPMVVMVTITVIGLLWLALHDNIYAKFLNDGWMAEATGVAMMSAVVQIIIAFVLIYLALSLVKMGYENIQEARSGTGGAVATDGGQADD; this is encoded by the coding sequence ATGGTGGCTGTGATGTGGCTGGTGCTCGCGGTGCTCGCGCTGTTCAGCGCGGGGTACCTCGGGTACTCGCGGTACCTTTCCAGGTTCGTCGAACTGGACGAGGAGCGTGAGACGCCGGCCCACAAGTACGAAGACGGACAGGAGTACGTCCCGGCCAAGAAGCCGGTACTCCTCGGGCATCACTATTCGAGTATCGCGGGCGGTGCACCCATCGTCGGCCCGATCACTGCGGGCGTCGTGTGGGGCTGGGTGCCCGCACTCCTGTGGATCGGGATCGGGAACCCGCTGATGGGTTCGGTGCACGACTTCGTCTCGCTGTCGGCGAGTCTCCGACACGAGGGGAAGTCGATCGGGTACATCATCGGCGAGTACGTCGGCGAACGCGGCAAGAACATGCTGCTGTGGTTCGCGTTCCTGACGATCATCCTCGTCGTGGCGGTGTTCGCGCTCGTCGTGGGTATCGTGTTCAACGCGTACCCAGAGGCGGCGACCGCGAGCCTGATCTACATCGCGCTCGCCGTGCTGTTCGGCGTGTACCTGTACCAACTGAACCTCTCGTTCATCCCGGGGACGATCGCGTTCGTCTCCGCGATGTTCGTGGGCGTCTACCTCGGGACGATGTTCCCGGTGGCGATCTTCGAGCCGGCGGCGCGCGCCCCGGCGGACACCATCGTCCTGCTGGGTAGCGGCGGCTCGTGGCTCCCGGCCTCGGGTGCGTTCGGCGCCAACACCGCCGCGTGGGTGCCGATCATCCTCGTGTACGGGGCGCTCGCGAGTGCGCTCCCGGTGTGGGTGCTGCTCCAGCCGCGCGACTACCTCTCGTCGTTCCTCCTGTACACGGGGGTCGGGGGGTCGCTGCTGGCGATCATCGTCGGCACCATCGGTGGCTCGCTCGGCATCGCGGCGATCACGCCGAGCCAGCCGCTCGTGACGCAGTTGGAGCCGTTCTACGGGTTCGTGGGGCGCTCCGGCGCGCCGCTGTTCCCGCTGCTGTTCATCACCATCGCGTGCGGGACCATCTCCGGGTTCCACTCGCTGGTGTCCTCGGGGACGACCTCGAAGCAGCTGAACAAGGAGACTGACGCGCGTGCCATCGGCTACGGCGGCATGCTCGGCGAGGGACTGCTCGCCACCGTCGCCCTCATCGCGGTCGCCATCGTCGCGCCCGAGGTCGGCGGCGGCATCGGCCTCGCGCTGCCGACGTTCGCGACCGGCGGCGGGATCATGCTGACGAGCTTCGGCATCCCCGCCTCCTTCGGTGGGCCGTTCATGGCGCTGGTGCTCGTGAGCTTCCTGCTCACCTCCACCGACACGGCCGTCCGTCTGGGGCGGTACATGATGGAGGAGATCGTCGGCACGCCCGAGAGCTCCGTCGAGGAGTTCGCGGCCGACCGCTACGGGAACGCGGTCGTGCAGGCGGTGCCCGCGTACGTGCTCATCACCAGTGGCTCGTGGCTGACGCTGTGGCAGCTGTTCGGCGGCGCGAACCAGCTGCTCGCGGCGCTGGCGCTGCTCACCGCGACGGTGTGGCTCGCCAACTGGAGCGACTCCAAGCAGCTCATCAGCACCGGCGGGCCGATGGTGGTCATGGTCACCATCACGGTCATCGGCCTGCTGTGGCTGGCGCTGCACGACAACATCTACGCGAAGTTCCTGAACGACGGGTGGATGGCCGAGGCGACCGGCGTGGCCATGATGTCTGCCGTCGTCCAGATCATCATCGCGTTCGTCCTCATCTACCTGGCGCTGTCGCTGGTGAAGATGGGGTACGAGAACATCCAAGAGGCGCGCAGCGGCACCGGCGGCGCGGTCGCCACCGACGGCGGCCAGGCCGACGACTGA
- a CDS encoding type II/IV secretion system ATPase subunit: MTDQGQANPSSELKQLAMKRPHLREHLQKFKQITGEFPMFVDEIEGEHEAQRPNVLYPVGGPIFCHVYGDFGQETKYYTVEPNLSGAEESVLESVKSKLLRQSGHKPAPDGESGYDDLIEELLEEVTAVTEEQTSPGVLSKVKNFGRIEVSKQTYDNIRYRLNRDIVGFGPLEPVMRDPENEDIHVIGPKECHVDHGVFGMLETTVDFGTPKEFDNWLRNMGERMGDPVSDSNPIVDSTLPDGSRINIIYSDDVSIKGSSLTIRQGEETPLSINQITNWGTLSPELSAYLWLCLENEQTVFVVGETASGKTTTLNAILSYIPRDSKIYTAEDTAEVIPPHSTWQQLLTREGDGGEDNEVDMFDLVAAALRSRPDYIIMGEVRGAEGRMAFQAAQTGHPVMLTFHASDIVSMIQRFTSEPINVPETFMDVADVALFQNRVKQGDKVLRRVTSVQEIEGYSKEMDGVVTRQVFDWDPVEDEIVFRGRNNSYVLEEQIATLLGYADTRDIYDDLSFRAELIERMIQEGILGYHEVNEAIEAFQRDGVDGLPFDMHRST; encoded by the coding sequence ATGACAGACCAGGGACAGGCGAATCCGTCGAGCGAGTTGAAGCAGCTGGCGATGAAGCGCCCCCACCTTCGGGAGCACCTGCAGAAGTTCAAGCAGATCACGGGCGAGTTCCCGATGTTCGTCGACGAGATCGAAGGCGAGCACGAGGCCCAACGGCCGAACGTGCTGTACCCCGTCGGCGGGCCGATCTTCTGTCACGTGTACGGCGACTTCGGCCAGGAGACGAAGTACTACACCGTCGAGCCGAACCTCTCGGGCGCCGAGGAGTCCGTGCTCGAGTCGGTGAAGTCGAAGCTCCTCCGCCAGAGCGGGCACAAGCCCGCGCCCGACGGCGAGTCTGGCTACGACGACCTCATCGAGGAGCTGCTGGAGGAGGTCACCGCCGTCACCGAAGAGCAGACGAGTCCGGGGGTGCTCTCGAAGGTGAAGAACTTCGGGCGCATCGAGGTGTCCAAGCAGACGTACGACAACATCCGCTACCGCCTCAACCGCGACATCGTCGGCTTCGGGCCGCTGGAGCCGGTCATGCGCGACCCGGAGAACGAGGACATTCACGTGATCGGCCCGAAGGAGTGCCACGTCGATCACGGCGTGTTCGGGATGCTGGAGACGACCGTCGACTTCGGGACCCCGAAGGAGTTCGACAACTGGCTGCGCAACATGGGCGAGCGGATGGGCGACCCCGTCTCCGACTCCAACCCCATCGTCGACTCGACGCTGCCGGACGGGTCGCGTATCAACATCATCTACTCCGACGACGTCTCCATCAAGGGCTCCTCGCTCACCATCCGTCAGGGCGAGGAGACGCCGCTGTCCATCAACCAGATTACGAACTGGGGGACGCTGTCGCCGGAGCTGTCGGCGTACCTCTGGCTGTGTCTGGAGAACGAGCAGACGGTGTTCGTCGTCGGGGAGACGGCGTCCGGGAAGACGACGACGCTCAACGCGATCCTCTCGTACATCCCCCGCGACTCGAAGATCTACACCGCAGAGGACACCGCGGAGGTCATCCCGCCACACAGCACGTGGCAGCAGCTGTTGACCCGTGAGGGCGACGGCGGCGAGGACAACGAGGTCGACATGTTCGACCTCGTCGCGGCCGCGCTGCGTTCGCGCCCCGACTACATCATCATGGGTGAGGTTCGTGGGGCGGAGGGGCGCATGGCGTTCCAGGCCGCCCAGACGGGGCACCCCGTGATGCTGACGTTCCACGCATCCGACATCGTCTCGATGATCCAGCGGTTCACCTCCGAGCCGATCAACGTCCCGGAGACGTTCATGGACGTGGCCGACGTGGCGCTGTTCCAGAACCGTGTCAAGCAGGGCGACAAGGTCCTGCGTCGGGTCACCTCCGTCCAGGAGATCGAGGGGTACTCCAAGGAGATGGACGGCGTCGTCACCCGGCAGGTGTTCGACTGGGACCCCGTGGAAGACGAGATCGTGTTCCGCGGGCGCAACAACTCCTACGTGCTCGAAGAACAGATCGCGACGCTGCTGGGGTACGCCGACACCCGCGACATCTACGACGACCTGAGCTTCCGCGCGGAGCTCATCGAGCGGATGATCCAAGAGGGGATCCTCGGCTACCACGAGGTCAACGAGGCCATCGAGGCGTTCCAGCGCGACGGCGTCGACGGACTCCCCTTCGACATGCACCGCTCGACCTGA
- the flaJ gene encoding archaellar assembly protein FlaJ — protein sequence MSANSASSSDFFPDSAAELAADLLESYDALDMSKRKYVGYVLIPSAAFLLLTIAGAFFLPLPVTVRLPIPALGFLVFVAAVIYPKLYLNGRQVAIENQLHLVMTHMTVLSTTNIDRMEVFRTLAREEEYGAAADELRRVVHLVDTWNQSLDDALRRRAKEVPSDAFSDFFDRLGYTIGAGQTLDDFLLSEQDAVIQNYITVYEGALANLEVMKDLYMSMILSMTFALVFAIVLPILTGDNPTMTVSAVIVLFMLVQLGFYIVIRAMAPHDPVWFHSEQGAPSDFRLWASFGVGVVGTTALVAFIGAGLFGVGPGLRGILFFMEDIPLAMYLCVPISPMAITGVMLRLEERNIEERDGEFPSFVRALGAAESAKQSTTGDVLKTLHKKDFGALTPSIVRLYRRLNIRISSEEAWYTFATDTRSYLIQKFSDMYLEGRSMGGKPKLLGELISQNMNTVMQLREQRRQATVTMIGLLYGITSASAFAFFIGLQVVNILADLSQQFNVTSAGGVGQIIYAGVYDIALIEFLLLLIILFNAVLSSVMIRTIDGGNKANAYLHFVLMTWLGSAVAIFTKHLVSTILTI from the coding sequence ATGAGTGCTAACAGCGCGTCCTCGTCAGACTTCTTCCCCGACTCCGCGGCGGAACTCGCCGCCGACCTGCTGGAGTCGTACGACGCGCTGGACATGTCGAAGCGGAAGTACGTCGGCTACGTCCTGATCCCTTCAGCGGCGTTCCTCCTGCTCACGATCGCCGGCGCGTTCTTCCTCCCGCTCCCGGTGACGGTTCGCCTGCCGATCCCCGCGCTCGGATTCCTGGTGTTCGTCGCGGCGGTCATCTACCCGAAACTGTACCTCAACGGTCGGCAGGTGGCCATCGAGAACCAACTCCACCTCGTCATGACGCACATGACGGTGCTGTCGACGACGAACATCGACCGGATGGAGGTGTTCCGCACGCTCGCCCGCGAGGAGGAGTACGGCGCCGCCGCCGACGAACTCCGGCGCGTCGTCCACCTCGTCGACACGTGGAACCAGTCGCTCGACGACGCCCTGCGTCGCCGCGCGAAGGAGGTCCCCTCCGACGCCTTCTCGGACTTCTTCGACCGCCTCGGCTACACCATCGGCGCCGGGCAGACGCTCGACGACTTCCTCCTGTCCGAGCAGGACGCGGTCATCCAGAACTACATCACGGTGTACGAGGGCGCGCTGGCGAACCTCGAGGTCATGAAGGACCTGTACATGTCGATGATCCTGTCGATGACGTTCGCGCTGGTGTTCGCCATCGTTCTCCCCATCCTCACCGGCGACAACCCCACGATGACCGTCTCGGCGGTCATCGTCCTGTTCATGCTGGTCCAGTTGGGCTTCTACATCGTCATCCGGGCGATGGCGCCCCACGACCCCGTCTGGTTCCACTCCGAGCAGGGCGCGCCCTCGGACTTCCGGCTGTGGGCGAGTTTCGGCGTCGGCGTCGTCGGCACCACCGCGCTGGTCGCGTTCATCGGCGCGGGCCTGTTCGGCGTCGGTCCGGGGCTGCGCGGGATCCTCTTTTTCATGGAGGACATCCCGCTGGCGATGTACCTCTGTGTCCCCATCTCGCCGATGGCCATCACGGGCGTGATGCTCCGACTAGAAGAGCGCAACATCGAGGAGCGCGACGGTGAGTTCCCCTCGTTCGTCCGGGCGCTCGGCGCCGCCGAGTCCGCCAAGCAGTCGACCACGGGCGACGTGCTCAAGACGCTCCACAAGAAGGACTTCGGCGCGCTCACCCCCTCCATCGTTCGGCTGTACCGGCGGCTCAACATCCGGATCAGCTCCGAAGAGGCGTGGTACACCTTCGCGACCGACACGCGCTCGTACCTCATCCAGAAGTTCTCCGACATGTACCTGGAGGGGCGGTCGATGGGTGGCAAGCCGAAACTGCTCGGTGAGCTCATCTCCCAGAACATGAACACCGTCATGCAGTTGCGCGAGCAGCGCCGGCAGGCGACGGTGACGATGATCGGCCTGCTGTACGGGATCACCTCCGCGTCGGCGTTCGCGTTCTTCATCGGCCTGCAGGTCGTGAACATCCTCGCGGACCTGTCCCAGCAGTTCAACGTCACCAGCGCCGGCGGCGTCGGCCAGATCATCTACGCCGGCGTGTACGACATCGCGCTCATCGAGTTCCTCCTGCTGTTGATCATCCTGTTCAACGCGGTGCTCTCGTCGGTGATGATCCGGACCATCGACGGCGGGAACAAGGCGAACGCCTACCTCCACTTCGTGCTCATGACGTGGCTCGGCTCGGCGGTCGCCATCTTCACGAAGCACCTCGTCAGCACCATCCTCACGATCTGA
- a CDS encoding flagellin, producing the protein MGLSVSASSGVVFLGVFLAIGIAYPAAANGFEQVTDARHDAADRALDRANTAVDVTNATYYTSNDTLVVLADNDGTTTVGVNDTTLLVDNAIPPTANVTVTVEGDAATGLWLPGETARFEIVVGTSAPARTQVVVEHGVRDAIEVGVN; encoded by the coding sequence ATGGGCCTCAGCGTTAGTGCCTCCTCCGGCGTCGTCTTCCTCGGGGTGTTCTTGGCCATCGGCATCGCCTACCCCGCCGCGGCCAACGGCTTCGAGCAGGTCACCGACGCGCGCCACGACGCCGCCGACCGCGCGCTCGACCGTGCCAACACCGCCGTCGACGTGACGAACGCGACGTACTACACGAGCAACGACACGCTGGTCGTGCTCGCCGACAACGACGGCACGACGACCGTCGGCGTGAACGACACGACGCTGCTGGTCGACAACGCGATCCCACCGACGGCGAACGTCACCGTGACCGTCGAGGGCGACGCCGCCACCGGCCTGTGGCTGCCCGGCGAGACGGCGCGCTTCGAGATCGTCGTCGGGACGAGCGCGCCCGCCCGCACGCAGGTCGTCGTCGAGCACGGCGTCCGCGACGCGATTGAGGTCGGGGTGAACTGA
- a CDS encoding ATPase domain-containing protein, whose amino-acid sequence MSRAQQNTLLSIGMPERDQLNKELGGGIPRGSIVLMEGDYGAGKSAISQRFSYGLVDEGASVTLLSTEMTVSGFIDQMYSLGYDVTKPLLNEDLLFLAADFDSGGNFSDSDAERKELLKRLMEAEVMWNSDVIIIDTFDSILRNDPTFEALVRNNDERQAALEIISFFRDMISTGKVIVLTVDPSAVGDDAIGPFRSIADVFLELQMVEVGSDVRRNIAVKRFAGMGSQVGDSIGFSVRSGTGIVIESRSVA is encoded by the coding sequence ATGTCACGAGCACAACAGAACACGCTGCTGTCGATCGGGATGCCCGAGCGCGACCAACTGAACAAGGAACTGGGCGGCGGGATTCCCCGCGGCTCCATCGTCCTCATGGAGGGTGACTACGGTGCCGGGAAGTCGGCAATCTCCCAGCGGTTCTCCTACGGCCTCGTCGACGAGGGGGCGTCGGTCACGCTGCTGTCGACGGAGATGACCGTCTCCGGGTTCATCGACCAGATGTACTCGCTGGGGTACGACGTGACGAAGCCGCTGCTCAACGAGGACCTGCTGTTCCTCGCGGCGGACTTCGACTCCGGCGGCAACTTCTCCGACTCCGACGCCGAGCGCAAGGAGCTACTCAAGCGGCTGATGGAGGCGGAGGTGATGTGGAACTCCGACGTGATCATCATCGACACGTTCGACTCCATCCTCCGGAACGACCCAACGTTCGAGGCGCTCGTCCGCAACAACGACGAGCGACAGGCGGCCCTGGAGATCATCTCGTTCTTCCGGGACATGATCTCCACGGGGAAGGTGATCGTCCTCACCGTCGACCCCTCGGCGGTCGGCGACGACGCCATCGGGCCGTTCCGCTCCATCGCCGACGTGTTCCTCGAACTCCAGATGGTCGAGGTCGGCTCCGACGTCCGCCGCAACATCGCGGTGAAGCGCTTCGCCGGGATGGGGAGTCAGGTCGGTGACTCCATCGGGTTCTCCGTCCGCTCGGGCACCGGCATCGTCATCGAGTCGCGCAGCGTCGCCTGA